One window of the Candidatus Binatia bacterium genome contains the following:
- a CDS encoding BrnT family toxin, whose amino-acid sequence MSLKFEWDRRKAAANLSQHGVSFQEALTVFGDSLARIFDDEDHSIEEQREIIIGRSTKERLLVVCFTSKGESVRIFSARRATRKERKDYEENIKS is encoded by the coding sequence ATGAGTCTAAAGTTCGAATGGGATCGACGGAAAGCTGCGGCGAACCTTTCCCAGCACGGGGTATCTTTTCAGGAGGCGCTCACCGTGTTTGGCGATTCCCTGGCCCGGATATTTGACGATGAAGACCACTCAATCGAAGAGCAGCGCGAGATCATCATTGGGCGCTCGACCAAGGAGCGTTTGCTAGTCGTGTGCTTTACGTCAAAAGGCGAATCGGTTAGAATCTTCAGTGCGCGAAGGGCGACAAGGAAAGAGCGAAAAGACTATGAAGAGAACATCAAGTCGTAG
- the thiE gene encoding thiamine phosphate synthase, producing the protein MTDRPLPYPLYAILDTSFCKDRSPIAILRQLLRGGVKLVQLRAKELPSGKFFDLAKEARQLTREAGALFIVNDRADIALACNADGAHLGQDDLPLAAARKVLGREKIIGISTHDLAQVREAEAGGADYIGFGPIFGSTTKDTGYAARGLEMLRDIKQAVKIPVVAIGGINEGNVAEVWKAGADAAAIISDLMGAEDVATKVKRILAIE; encoded by the coding sequence ATGACTGACAGACCACTTCCCTACCCTCTCTACGCCATTCTCGACACAAGCTTCTGTAAAGACCGTTCTCCAATCGCGATCCTCCGCCAGCTTCTCAGGGGCGGCGTCAAGCTCGTCCAGCTCCGCGCGAAAGAGTTGCCTTCCGGCAAATTCTTCGATCTGGCAAAAGAAGCGCGTCAACTCACGCGCGAAGCCGGCGCCCTCTTCATCGTCAACGACCGCGCCGACATCGCGCTAGCCTGCAACGCCGACGGCGCGCACCTCGGTCAAGACGACCTGCCGCTCGCCGCCGCGCGAAAGGTTCTTGGCCGCGAAAAGATTATCGGTATCTCCACCCACGATCTCGCGCAGGTGCGCGAAGCCGAAGCCGGCGGCGCCGACTACATCGGCTTCGGCCCCATCTTCGGCAGCACGACCAAAGACACCGGCTACGCCGCCCGCGGGTTGGAAATGCTGCGAGATATTAAACAGGCGGTGAAAATTCCCGTTGTGGCGATCGGCGGAATTAACGAAGGAAATGTTGCTGAAGTTTGGAAAGCTGGTGCTGATGCGGCGGCGATTATCAGCGATCTTATGGGAGCGGAGGACGTGGCGACAAAAGTAAAGAGGATTCTAGCCATCGAGTAG